In Microbacterium foliorum, the following proteins share a genomic window:
- a CDS encoding GNAT family N-acetyltransferase, translated as MTTITPITQADFDEWSGLWRGYLTFYGTQLSDEITAETFRRLVEDRELHGAIARDADGRAIGIVHWLTHPATWSRSAYCYLEDLYVDAESRGSGAGRRLIAHVREWAAEHGCQKVYWLTQETNMTARALYDSVATHTGYTHYQIAL; from the coding sequence ATGACGACGATCACCCCGATCACGCAGGCCGATTTCGACGAATGGTCGGGTCTGTGGCGTGGATATCTGACGTTCTACGGCACCCAGCTCTCGGACGAGATCACGGCTGAGACGTTCCGGCGGCTCGTCGAGGACAGGGAGCTGCACGGCGCCATCGCCCGCGACGCTGACGGGCGCGCGATCGGCATCGTGCACTGGCTCACCCACCCGGCGACGTGGAGCAGATCCGCCTACTGCTACCTCGAGGATCTCTACGTCGACGCCGAGTCGCGCGGCTCCGGAGCAGGCAGGCGGTTGATCGCGCATGTGCGGGAGTGGGCCGCGGAGCACGGATGCCAGAAGGTGTACTGGCTGACCCAGGAGACGAACATGACGGCTCGCGCGCTCTACGACAGTGTGGCGACGCACACGGGATACACCCACTACCAGATCGCGCTCTGA
- a CDS encoding NAD(P)-binding domain-containing protein → MSILDSVVIGAGQAVLSASFHLTRLGISHVVLDSDSEPGGAWRHRWDALTMRDVHGVAELPGESPPPRDGQRANTAVPTYFAAYERAHDLPVIRPVRVDRVADDDGILVVHAGERQWRARTLVNATGTWTHPFLPHYPGMETFLGEQLHTADYPGPEHFAGKRVLVVGGGASAVQFLGALAPLTDTLWVTRREPVWRNDDFTPEAGAAAVALVEQRVAQGLPPQSVVSVTGLMLRPQEREAERLGAYAARRPMFSRIEPDGVRWADGSFERVDVILWATGFRPAIAHLAPLHLRSAAGGIQLDREGRGTTAVQDPRVQLVGYGPSASTIGANRAGRSAAKGVQRALARESLRTS, encoded by the coding sequence GTGAGCATCCTGGACAGCGTCGTCATCGGCGCGGGTCAGGCCGTTCTGTCGGCCTCCTTCCACCTGACCCGCCTGGGTATCTCCCACGTCGTGCTCGACTCGGATTCCGAGCCAGGGGGCGCATGGCGGCACCGGTGGGATGCGTTGACGATGCGCGACGTGCACGGAGTGGCCGAGCTGCCGGGGGAGTCGCCTCCTCCGCGTGACGGCCAGCGGGCCAACACAGCCGTGCCGACATACTTCGCCGCCTACGAGCGCGCTCATGATCTTCCCGTGATCCGCCCTGTCCGTGTCGACCGCGTCGCCGACGACGACGGGATCCTGGTGGTCCACGCCGGGGAGCGGCAGTGGCGCGCTCGCACGCTCGTCAACGCCACCGGTACCTGGACGCATCCGTTCCTGCCGCACTATCCGGGCATGGAGACGTTCCTCGGCGAGCAGCTGCACACGGCCGACTATCCGGGACCGGAGCACTTCGCGGGCAAGCGAGTGCTCGTCGTCGGCGGTGGTGCGTCGGCCGTCCAGTTCCTCGGAGCCCTCGCACCGCTCACCGACACCCTCTGGGTGACGCGTCGCGAGCCGGTGTGGCGCAACGATGACTTCACCCCCGAAGCCGGAGCAGCGGCCGTTGCTCTCGTCGAGCAGCGGGTCGCCCAGGGGCTGCCCCCGCAGAGCGTCGTGAGTGTGACGGGGCTCATGCTGCGACCGCAGGAGCGCGAGGCCGAGCGTCTCGGGGCATACGCCGCCCGCCGCCCGATGTTCTCCCGCATCGAGCCGGACGGCGTCCGCTGGGCGGACGGCTCCTTCGAGCGCGTCGACGTGATCCTGTGGGCGACCGGGTTCCGCCCTGCGATCGCGCACCTCGCCCCGCTGCATCTGCGCAGTGCCGCCGGCGGGATCCAGCTCGATCGCGAGGGCCGCGGCACGACCGCGGTGCAGGATCCGCGCGTCCAGCTCGTCGGTTACGGTCCGTCGGCGAGCACGATCGGCGCGAACAGGGCGGGGCGCTCGGCCGCGAAGGGTGTGCAGCGAGCTCTGGCGAGGGAATCCCTGCGCACGTCGTAG
- a CDS encoding AI-2E family transporter, translating to MSAPPADGARPIAGPGLWSRGFGLAATRSLQTLSVLALVAIGVLVITQLSLVFIPVTIALILASAIHPLVAFMRRRGVPSILATWIALIGILAILGGIVWVIVLTVRSQWDDLIDSATDGITQVTAWLDTLPFNLASFDLDEVWAGLGDFLTSASFGRGALAGVSATASFFTGLALMIVVLFFFLKDGPRIWEFLLRPFAGASYERARRIGDKTVDVFGGYIRGTSIVAAADALGIGIGLAILQIPLALPLAVIVFLTAFIPLVGATAAGILAALVALVTHGPVAALIVVGIVVLVNQLEGNFLQPVVMARSLKLHALVILLALTTGTILGGIVGAVLSVPIAAVAWGIITVWDGPHTPAKPFRKKRPETV from the coding sequence ATGTCCGCCCCGCCAGCAGACGGCGCACGGCCGATCGCGGGACCAGGCCTGTGGTCGCGCGGCTTCGGACTCGCCGCCACCCGGAGTCTGCAGACGCTGTCGGTGCTCGCCCTGGTCGCGATCGGCGTCCTGGTGATCACCCAGCTCTCACTGGTGTTCATCCCGGTGACGATCGCGCTGATCCTCGCCTCGGCCATCCACCCGCTCGTCGCATTCATGCGCCGCCGCGGGGTGCCGTCGATCCTGGCGACGTGGATCGCACTGATCGGAATCCTCGCGATTCTCGGCGGAATCGTCTGGGTGATCGTGCTCACGGTCCGCTCGCAGTGGGACGACCTCATCGACTCGGCCACCGACGGCATCACCCAGGTGACGGCGTGGCTCGACACCCTGCCATTCAACCTTGCGTCGTTCGACCTCGATGAGGTGTGGGCCGGGCTCGGCGACTTCCTGACGAGCGCCTCGTTCGGGCGCGGAGCCCTGGCGGGCGTCTCAGCCACCGCGAGCTTCTTCACGGGCCTCGCGCTGATGATCGTGGTGCTGTTCTTCTTCCTCAAGGACGGACCGCGCATCTGGGAGTTCCTGCTGCGTCCCTTCGCCGGCGCCAGCTACGAGCGCGCCCGCCGCATCGGCGACAAGACGGTCGACGTGTTCGGGGGCTACATCCGGGGCACCTCGATCGTCGCAGCGGCCGACGCCCTCGGCATCGGCATCGGTCTGGCGATCCTGCAGATCCCACTCGCCCTGCCCCTCGCCGTGATCGTCTTCCTCACGGCCTTCATCCCGCTCGTCGGAGCGACCGCGGCAGGAATCCTCGCGGCGCTCGTGGCTCTCGTCACACACGGACCGGTGGCCGCCCTCATCGTGGTCGGCATCGTCGTGCTCGTGAACCAGCTCGAGGGCAACTTCCTGCAACCGGTCGTGATGGCTCGGTCCCTCAAGCTGCACGCCCTCGTGATCCTGCTCGCCCTGACCACCGGGACGATCCTGGGTGGGATCGTGGGCGCTGTCCTCTCGGTGCCCATCGCCGCAGTCGCCTGGGGCATCATCACCGTGTGGGATGGTCCGCACACACCAGCGAAGCCGTTCCGCAAGAAGCGCCCGGAGACCGTGTGA